Proteins co-encoded in one Desulfobacterales bacterium genomic window:
- a CDS encoding SLC13 family permease has product MDTAQVAEKPGFNWKKFLFLSIGVILFIVVYYSPPWPDAVDPEGKHFMLSKEGKGALAVFLLAGTWWVFEVVPIGITSLAIGVLQALFLIRPAKEAFKDFMDPSVLFIFASIMIGLVFTKTGLTKRLAYKMLLVVGEKTSMIYLGCFVVTAALTHIMAHTAVAATIYPLLLSIYALYGEGDKPTKFGKGLFIGMAFIAGAGSIVTLLGAARGAVAVGFFKDIVGKEISFFELSYYMAPVGWLMVFLLWGFFMVFLKPEKKVIPGLREKARKLDAAMGPITRKEIIASIIVFICILTMSLRSFIPALEPIDKTALILISTILFFITGIMDIDDLEAIPWNIILLFAGAMSIGFCLWQTEAANWLAVNWLVMFQKANWFVFVMSIAFFVMIMTNFIMNVAAIAISLPVALVIAPYLGVAPDVILFASLVTAGMPFLLLVGAAPNAIAYDSKQFTTGEFFLYGIPASILLMVVVAFSIFVLWPLMGMPVTM; this is encoded by the coding sequence ATGGATACGGCACAAGTTGCAGAAAAACCCGGCTTTAACTGGAAAAAGTTCTTATTTCTGTCAATCGGCGTCATTTTGTTTATCGTTGTGTATTATTCCCCGCCATGGCCGGATGCCGTCGACCCCGAGGGAAAGCATTTCATGTTATCAAAAGAAGGCAAAGGGGCGCTGGCCGTCTTTTTGCTGGCCGGCACCTGGTGGGTGTTTGAAGTGGTTCCCATCGGTATAACGAGTCTCGCGATCGGTGTGTTGCAGGCCCTTTTTCTGATTCGGCCCGCCAAAGAGGCGTTTAAAGATTTCATGGACCCCTCGGTCCTTTTTATTTTCGCATCCATCATGATCGGTCTGGTATTCACCAAGACGGGACTCACCAAGCGCCTGGCATATAAGATGCTGCTCGTTGTCGGTGAAAAAACAAGCATGATCTATTTAGGGTGTTTTGTCGTGACTGCCGCGCTGACCCACATCATGGCCCATACGGCCGTGGCCGCCACCATTTATCCGCTGCTTTTGTCTATTTACGCCTTATACGGAGAAGGCGACAAACCGACGAAATTCGGTAAGGGACTTTTTATCGGCATGGCCTTCATCGCCGGCGCCGGCAGTATCGTCACCCTTCTGGGGGCTGCCCGGGGTGCGGTTGCCGTCGGATTTTTCAAGGATATCGTCGGCAAGGAAATTAGCTTTTTCGAGTTGAGCTATTATATGGCGCCGGTCGGCTGGCTCATGGTGTTTTTGCTCTGGGGTTTCTTCATGGTTTTTTTAAAGCCGGAAAAGAAAGTGATTCCCGGTCTTCGCGAAAAAGCCAGAAAGCTGGATGCCGCGATGGGGCCCATTACCCGCAAAGAGATCATTGCGTCCATCATTGTTTTTATCTGTATTCTGACTATGTCGCTTCGATCGTTTATTCCCGCATTAGAGCCGATAGATAAAACCGCGCTCATTTTAATTTCCACCATTCTCTTTTTCATTACGGGCATTATGGATATAGACGACCTGGAAGCCATTCCCTGGAACATCATTTTATTGTTCGCGGGCGCCATGAGTATCGGGTTTTGTCTCTGGCAAACGGAAGCCGCCAACTGGCTGGCCGTCAACTGGCTGGTCATGTTCCAAAAAGCCAACTGGTTCGTATTCGTGATGAGTATCGCCTTTTTCGTCATGATCATGACCAACTTTATCATGAACGTGGCGGCCATTGCTATTTCTCTTCCCGTAGCGCTGGTCATCGCACCTTACCTGGGCGTCGCTCCCGATGTCATATTGTTTGCGTCCCTGGTCACTGCGGGCATGCCGTTTTTGTTGCTGGTGGGTGCGGCGCCCAACGCCATTGCCTATGATTCCAAACAGTTTACAACCGGTGAATTTTTTCTATATGGTATTCCGGCCAGTATATTGCTCATGGTGGTGGTCGCCTTTTCCATTTTTGTCCTCTGGCCGTTGATGGGGATGCCGGTAACCATGTAA
- a CDS encoding transferase, protein MKNLEKLLDRIINQLNINLRRLDFDAKPHLKERLPLTQLLKFYAFYGISSQHPIHFHFSNSNLAGSYFLGQCKVDNSILYKSDIRGDELKAKGGTYTYQGKALTVEEDEFIWIKGSYLLKTLVHSYSHDPEKLELYLIKNSAANSYSNIHGSPMEGCFLNAFATVDLTSLYDCVVGRFAYVQTGALEHEWVPDGQIWIRNPEAFDFKYRHSVDVLDRYISFAPGNPAKGIFIDFVEDREDEFQQLFEVVHRKVPIPVPTGASLNRYAVIRGDTTISENVLVAQRAYLDNSWLGKGANAQEHCYIIHSFLKGYVVMAHGAKVIYTLLDTKVFVGFNSFLRGNLGCPLSIGAGSIVIPHTIIDLEEPLTIPANHMVWGYIRNSRDLENNSISLEKLSQIDGELQVGEMTFQGNGELFVKAFKSRIEHILTDNGAYFDGRKNRGHAQKAQNISYNIIQPYAVGPSRGLYPTIDIYP, encoded by the coding sequence ATGAAAAACCTCGAAAAATTATTAGACCGAATCATCAACCAACTCAACATCAACCTCAGGCGCCTTGATTTTGATGCGAAGCCCCATCTGAAAGAACGCCTGCCGCTAACTCAATTACTGAAATTTTATGCCTTTTACGGTATCTCTTCACAACATCCGATACATTTTCATTTCAGCAATTCAAATCTGGCGGGCAGCTATTTTCTCGGCCAGTGCAAGGTGGACAACTCCATTCTCTATAAAAGCGACATTCGGGGGGATGAGTTGAAAGCCAAGGGGGGCACCTATACGTATCAAGGCAAAGCGTTGACCGTGGAGGAAGATGAGTTTATCTGGATCAAGGGCAGTTATCTGCTTAAAACCCTGGTACACAGCTATTCTCATGACCCGGAAAAGCTGGAGTTATATCTCATTAAAAATTCGGCAGCCAACTCCTACAGCAATATTCACGGCTCTCCGATGGAAGGGTGTTTTTTAAACGCCTTTGCCACGGTGGATCTGACAAGCCTTTATGATTGCGTGGTCGGCCGATTTGCGTATGTGCAAACAGGCGCTCTTGAGCATGAATGGGTTCCGGACGGCCAGATCTGGATTCGAAACCCGGAGGCCTTCGACTTCAAGTACCGCCATTCCGTTGATGTATTGGACCGATATATTTCCTTTGCTCCCGGCAACCCGGCCAAAGGCATTTTCATTGATTTTGTCGAAGATCGAGAAGACGAATTTCAGCAGTTGTTTGAAGTCGTGCATCGCAAGGTGCCGATTCCGGTGCCGACCGGCGCATCCCTCAACCGGTACGCCGTAATCCGCGGGGATACGACCATCAGCGAAAATGTGCTGGTGGCCCAACGCGCCTATCTTGACAACTCCTGGCTCGGTAAAGGCGCCAATGCTCAGGAACATTGCTACATCATTCATTCCTTCCTGAAAGGCTATGTCGTCATGGCCCATGGCGCCAAGGTCATTTATACGCTCCTTGACACAAAGGTGTTTGTGGGATTCAACTCCTTTCTGAGAGGAAATCTCGGATGCCCGCTATCCATCGGCGCCGGCAGCATTGTGATTCCCCACACCATTATTGATCTTGAGGAGCCGTTGACCATTCCAGCCAATCATATGGTATGGGGGTATATACGAAATAGCCGGGATCTTGAGAACAACAGCATTTCACTTGAAAAATTATCGCAAATCGACGGGGAGCTGCAGGTGGGGGAGATGACCTTTCAGGGAAACGGCGAATTATTCGTAAAGGCTTTCAAGTCGCGCATCGAGCATATTCTGACTGACAACGGGGCTTATTTCGACGGCCGGAAAAACAGGGGCCACGCACAAAAAGCCCAAAACATCTCTTATAATATCATTCAACCCTACGCTGTGGGACCGTCCAGGGGACTTTATCCCACCATTGACATTTACCCTTGA
- a CDS encoding ATP-binding protein: protein MASKIMWRKIQLKTRLFAILTGLVLISFIGGTVMVWYTYRIERLLSNVIDKHLAAFESAEALETALVNQKGFVSYYLMDHNPDWLRQLGEYRQIFKERLLEAKQNSDESSQNEILARIEHEYNQYIASKDRVIDFYKASRTAEGATLHVKVRSSFFTILDLCNKYKSLHKQQILKTREVSHTHALQLRIIAALAAGASALLALGLAIFLFNQILDPVHRLAMEAERHPGKKRTENDISALHRSVRGLLEDVDTTRHELEKSREHLLQSEKLALVGKLAAGMAHSIRNPFTSVKMRLFSLSRAMELTETQREDLSVISEEIRHIDTIVQNFLEFSRPPRLQIQRISPSIVVNQALQLLVHRLKSYAVEVTVKRQELLPEILIDPEQLKEVFVNLIVNACEAMEHGGEIVITENVTTVSGLGKSAIIEVIDNGPGIPETLRDKVFQPFFTTKDEGTGLGLAIAARIIEEHQGRIEVVSPKDRGTTFSMVLPLEDRVS, encoded by the coding sequence GTGGCATCAAAAATTATGTGGCGTAAAATTCAACTCAAAACCCGGCTTTTTGCCATTCTCACCGGCTTGGTGCTTATCAGCTTTATCGGTGGGACCGTCATGGTCTGGTACACGTACCGGATAGAGCGCCTGTTATCAAATGTAATCGATAAGCACCTGGCCGCCTTTGAGTCGGCAGAAGCGCTTGAAACCGCGCTGGTGAATCAGAAGGGATTTGTCTCCTATTATCTTATGGACCATAATCCGGACTGGCTTCGCCAGTTGGGTGAATACCGGCAAATTTTCAAGGAGCGGTTGCTTGAAGCCAAACAAAATTCCGATGAGTCATCACAAAATGAAATTCTTGCCCGAATCGAACACGAGTATAACCAGTATATTGCTTCCAAAGACCGGGTGATTGATTTTTATAAAGCCAGCCGAACAGCGGAAGGCGCCACACTTCACGTAAAAGTTAGAAGTTCCTTTTTTACAATTCTTGATCTCTGCAATAAATATAAGAGCCTCCATAAACAACAGATTCTAAAAACCCGTGAGGTCAGTCACACCCATGCACTGCAGTTGCGTATCATCGCGGCACTAGCGGCCGGAGCCAGCGCATTGTTGGCTTTGGGGCTGGCGATTTTTCTTTTTAATCAAATTCTAGACCCCGTGCACCGGCTGGCCATGGAAGCCGAAAGACATCCGGGAAAAAAACGAACAGAAAATGACATCAGCGCGCTTCACCGCAGTGTCCGGGGCCTGCTTGAAGACGTGGACACCACCCGGCACGAGCTTGAAAAAAGCCGGGAACATCTGCTTCAGTCTGAAAAGCTGGCGCTGGTCGGCAAACTGGCCGCCGGCATGGCCCACAGCATTCGAAATCCCTTTACCTCGGTAAAAATGCGGCTTTTTTCCTTAAGTCGCGCCATGGAGTTGACCGAAACCCAACGGGAGGATCTATCGGTAATTTCCGAGGAAATCCGGCATATCGATACCATCGTTCAAAATTTTCTTGAATTCTCAAGGCCGCCGCGATTGCAGATTCAACGCATCAGCCCGTCGATTGTCGTGAATCAGGCACTTCAGCTTCTGGTCCATCGGCTAAAATCATATGCGGTGGAAGTCACCGTAAAACGGCAGGAACTCTTACCGGAAATTCTGATCGATCCGGAGCAGCTCAAGGAAGTGTTTGTCAATCTGATCGTCAATGCTTGTGAAGCCATGGAACACGGCGGCGAAATCGTGATCACGGAAAATGTGACCACCGTATCCGGACTTGGAAAATCCGCGATCATTGAGGTCATAGATAACGGCCCCGGCATTCCCGAAACGTTACGGGACAAGGTGTTTCAGCCGTTTTTCACCACGAAGGACGAAGGCACGGGACTGGGTCTCGCTATTGCCGCTCGAATCATTGAAGAGCATCAGGGACGTATCGAAGTCGTTTCACCGAAAGATCGGGGCACCACCTTCAGCATGGTGCTGCCGTTGGAGGATAGGGTGTCATGA
- a CDS encoding sigma-54 dependent transcriptional regulator: MTGKAQTICVIDDDDQLRTSFHKLLTEEGYQVSGAASGEAGLELIDREIPDLVILDMRLPGMNGMETFQKIHKREPKLPVIIMTAYGTTDTAIEATKQGAFDYILKPFDIPNMLKVIHQALAAGRFMRFPVDMNGTPDKISGEAIIGRSQPMQAIYKAIGRAAPTDATVLIRGESGTGKELVARAIYQHSLRSKAPFLIINCVAIPETLLESELFGFEKGAFTGATHRRVGKIEQANGGTVFLDEIGDMPFNLQSKILRLLQEKSVERLGGRETIPVDVRIIAATNRDLEEAVATGKFREDLYYRIKVVTVQLPPLRERPEDIPQMVEYFTARHAADLGITTPSITVEALAALTTYSFPGNVRELENIIKKTIIFNRGAPISREDIAQTLNEKASTPLATSPDDGSILRQWAQRVLTRKATDNLYDLSMDHAAAILVKEALNLTGGNRSQAAKLLGLSRPTLHAKIEKYQLEMKTTVE, translated from the coding sequence ATGACCGGAAAAGCACAAACCATCTGCGTGATAGACGACGATGATCAATTACGAACCAGCTTTCACAAACTGCTCACGGAAGAAGGATATCAGGTGTCAGGCGCCGCCTCGGGAGAGGCCGGGCTTGAACTGATTGATCGTGAAATACCCGATCTCGTGATTTTAGACATGCGCCTTCCGGGCATGAACGGAATGGAAACGTTTCAGAAAATTCACAAGCGGGAACCAAAACTTCCGGTCATCATCATGACAGCCTACGGTACCACGGACACGGCGATTGAGGCCACCAAGCAAGGCGCTTTCGACTACATTCTCAAGCCCTTTGATATTCCGAACATGCTCAAGGTCATTCATCAGGCCCTAGCTGCGGGCCGGTTTATGCGTTTTCCCGTGGACATGAACGGCACGCCGGACAAAATATCCGGCGAGGCCATTATCGGTCGCAGCCAACCCATGCAGGCGATCTACAAAGCCATCGGAAGGGCCGCGCCCACCGACGCCACCGTTCTGATTCGAGGAGAATCGGGCACCGGAAAAGAACTGGTGGCCCGCGCCATCTATCAGCACAGCCTGCGCTCAAAAGCTCCGTTCTTGATCATCAATTGCGTGGCGATTCCGGAAACATTGCTTGAAAGCGAGCTTTTCGGGTTTGAAAAAGGCGCCTTTACGGGCGCCACGCATCGCCGGGTCGGGAAAATCGAGCAGGCCAACGGCGGCACGGTATTCCTTGACGAAATTGGGGACATGCCGTTTAATCTGCAATCCAAGATACTGCGACTGCTTCAGGAGAAAAGCGTCGAGCGTCTGGGCGGCCGGGAAACCATTCCCGTGGATGTCCGAATCATCGCGGCCACCAACCGCGATCTTGAAGAAGCGGTTGCCACCGGCAAATTCCGGGAAGACCTTTATTATCGAATTAAAGTCGTCACCGTTCAACTGCCGCCACTTCGTGAACGGCCGGAAGATATTCCCCAGATGGTTGAGTACTTCACGGCGCGGCATGCCGCAGACCTTGGCATCACCACACCTTCCATCACGGTTGAAGCCCTGGCGGCGCTGACCACCTACAGCTTTCCCGGCAACGTGCGCGAACTTGAAAACATCATCAAAAAAACCATCATTTTCAACCGAGGGGCGCCTATCTCCAGGGAAGATATCGCACAAACCCTGAACGAGAAGGCTTCAACACCGCTTGCCACATCCCCGGACGACGGTTCCATTCTCCGTCAGTGGGCGCAGAGAGTTCTGACGCGAAAAGCGACTGATAATCTCTATGATCTCAGCATGGATCACGCAGCCGCCATTCTGGTTAAGGAGGCCCTCAATCTCACCGGCGGCAACCGGTCTCAGGCCGCCAAGCTCCTTGGCCTCTCCCGGCCCACGCTTCACGCCAAAATCGAAAAATACCAGCTTGAAATGAAAACAACGGTGGAATAA